A stretch of Aspergillus nidulans FGSC A4 chromosome VI DNA encodes these proteins:
- a CDS encoding uncharacterized protein (transcript_id=CADANIAT00009843) produces MYIHLGRLPLVHGGLDFCLFIHPSRPVELAPTIMICKAMSGEMKVNRRALDTLSEIIQSWETASLLTLLERSTSAILVSLHHYDRGWGLAGMNRKSAIFSSPKPLLCHAVLSYTNVKSISASTIKNFQVSVQKPSCPSSLLGGPSLYPLL; encoded by the exons ATGTATATACATCTCGGGCGTCTCCCGCTCGTACACGGTGGCCTTGACTTCTGCCTTTTCATACACCC TAGCAGGCCTGTGGAGCTAGCACCTACGATTATGATATGCAAAGCCATGTCGGGAGAGATGAAAGTGAATAGAAGAGCGTTGGATACTTTGAGTGAAATCATACAGAGCTGGGAGACTGCCTCCCTTTTAACTCTGCTAGAACGATCAACAAGTGCTATTCTCGTAAGTCTTCATCATTATGACCGGGGCTGGGGTCT AGCTGGTATGAACCGCAAGAGTGCTATTTTCTCCAGCCCGAAGCCTTTGCT TTGCCACGCGGTGTTGTCATATACCAATGTCAAGTccatatcagcaagcacaaTTAAGAACTTTCAAGTTTCCGTCCAAAAGCCATCCTGTCCCAGCTCGCTACTTGGCGGACCGTCTTTGTACCCGTTGCTATGA